The Verrucomicrobiota bacterium genome has a segment encoding these proteins:
- a CDS encoding Gfo/Idh/MocA family oxidoreductase — translation MKRRTFLKTVAGVAAGLAPVPFAIAKPGKSANGKLNIAFIGSGGWIAQQPYQQGCSQENLVAFCDVDRAQCAENMKNWRANQPFFDDFRVMLDKMHREIDAVVVSTPDHTHFAATQMAMERGIHVYTQKPLAHNIWQCRTLARSKERYKVITQMGNQGHADEGIRNSVEAVRAGVIGEVSQVFCRNSGPQMGGEHFGNPATMPPPSSPVPDGLAWDLWLGPAAQRDFCRDYLPLKWRAFYDFGCGMLGDFGCHTLDTPVWALDLDPPTAVECLRREKSLEGVIPSASHVRFHFPAKGARGPVRLDWFDGPQDWKKVGRIDAFGAEDASHLDRACWLVGTKGLLGCGTHAGAPLILPDDVREAWKKSPPPKTIPRVSGGPFREWLRAIKGEGPEPGSNFKVSANLTEIILLGVLAQRFNTRIEWNAKAGRITNRPELNAFVKEPAREGWRFGETL, via the coding sequence ATGAAACGCAGAACCTTCCTGAAAACTGTCGCCGGTGTCGCGGCCGGCCTGGCACCCGTGCCCTTCGCCATCGCCAAGCCCGGCAAGTCCGCGAATGGCAAACTCAATATTGCCTTCATCGGCTCCGGCGGGTGGATCGCGCAGCAGCCGTACCAGCAGGGTTGCTCGCAGGAGAACCTGGTCGCCTTCTGCGACGTGGACCGTGCGCAGTGCGCGGAGAACATGAAGAACTGGCGCGCCAACCAGCCGTTCTTCGACGACTTCCGCGTGATGCTCGACAAGATGCACCGGGAGATTGACGCGGTGGTGGTTTCGACGCCGGACCACACGCACTTCGCCGCCACGCAGATGGCGATGGAGCGCGGGATTCACGTGTACACGCAGAAGCCGCTGGCGCATAACATCTGGCAGTGCCGCACGCTGGCCCGCTCGAAGGAGCGCTACAAAGTCATCACGCAGATGGGCAATCAGGGCCACGCCGACGAGGGCATCCGCAACTCGGTCGAGGCGGTGCGCGCCGGAGTGATTGGTGAAGTCTCTCAGGTGTTCTGCCGCAACAGCGGGCCGCAGATGGGCGGAGAGCACTTCGGCAATCCCGCCACGATGCCGCCGCCTTCCTCGCCGGTGCCGGACGGACTGGCGTGGGACCTCTGGCTTGGGCCGGCGGCGCAGCGGGATTTTTGTCGCGATTATCTGCCGCTGAAGTGGCGCGCGTTTTACGACTTCGGTTGCGGGATGCTCGGCGACTTCGGCTGCCACACGCTGGACACGCCGGTGTGGGCGCTCGATCTCGATCCGCCCACGGCGGTCGAGTGTTTGCGGCGCGAGAAATCGCTGGAGGGCGTGATTCCCAGCGCGAGCCATGTCCGATTTCACTTTCCCGCCAAGGGTGCGCGCGGGCCGGTGAGGCTCGATTGGTTCGACGGACCGCAGGATTGGAAGAAGGTTGGGCGCATTGATGCTTTTGGCGCGGAGGACGCCTCCCACCTCGATCGCGCCTGCTGGTTGGTCGGCACCAAGGGCCTGCTCGGCTGCGGCACGCACGCCGGGGCACCGCTCATTCTGCCCGATGACGTCCGCGAGGCGTGGAAGAAGAGTCCGCCGCCGAAGACGATTCCGCGCGTGTCGGGCGGGCCGTTTCGCGAGTGGTTGCGGGCCATCAAAGGCGAGGGGCCGGAGCCGGGATCGAATTTCAAAGTCTCGGCGAATCTCACCGAGATCATTTTGCTGGGCGTGCTGGCACAGCGATTCAACACGCGTATCGAGTGGAACGCGAAGGCCGGGCGCATCACCAACCGCCCGGAGCTGAACGCCTTCGTCAAGGAACCCGCTCGCGAAGGCTGGCGCTTCGGCGAAACGCTTTGA